A single region of the Brachypodium distachyon strain Bd21 chromosome 3, Brachypodium_distachyon_v3.0, whole genome shotgun sequence genome encodes:
- the LOC100828597 gene encoding protein MIZU-KUSSEI 1, producing the protein MARPFRPASPLPLPSSSTTGGSGSGSGSFPWLLKKRSSKPAPNRSAQEAQAEAEDQEAANAYRFPAAPSTNDEQQPSSSSSTAAASRRKRADALARLRSAFRAALAHHRRRRRGHQQLGSSVTGTIFGRRRGRVHVALQSTDPRAAASGSSSSPVLLVELAAYSTGALVREMSSGLVRLALECEKPPLSPGEKRRPLLEEPTWRAYCNGRKCGYAVRRECGADEWRVLAAVEPVSVGAGVLPDDNGGGGGNEGEGDLMYMRARFERVVGSRDSEAFYMMNPDGSGGPELSIYLLRV; encoded by the exons ATGGCGAGACCCTTCCGCCCGGCATCCCCGCTGCCCCTCccctccagcagcaccaccggcggcagcggcagcgggagCGGGAGCTTCCCGTGGCTGCTCAAGAAGCGCTCGAGCAAGCCGGCACCGAACCGCAGCGCCCAGGAAGCACAAGCAGAGGCGGAGGACCAGGAAGCCGCCAACGCCTACCGCTTCCCCGCGGCGCCTTCCACCAACGACGAGCAGCAgccctcgtcttcctcgtctaCGGCAGCGGCGTCGAGGCGGAAGCGCGCGGACGCGCTGGCGCGGCTGCGGTCCGCGTTCCGCGCGGCGCTGGCgcaccaccggcgccggcgccggggccaCCAGCAGCTCGGGTCCTCCGTGACGGGCACCATcttcggccggcggcgcgggcgcgtgcACGTGGCGCTCCAGAGCACGGACCCACGCGCCGCGGCCTcgggttcttcttcttcccccgtGCTGCTGGTGGAGCTGGCCGCCTACTCCACCGGCGCGCTCGTCAGGGAGATGTCCTCCGGCCTCGTCCGCCTCGCCCTCGAGTGCGAGAAGCCGCCCCTCAGCCCCG gggagaagaggaggccgCTGCTGGAGGAGCCGACGTGGCGGGCGTACTGCAACGGGCGAAAGTGCGGGTACGCGGTGCGGCGGGAGTGCGGCGCCGACGAGTGGCGCGTGCTGGCCGCCGTCGAGCCGGTgtccgtcggcgccggcgtgctCCCGGAcgacaatggcggcggcggcggaaatGAGGGCGAGGGGGACCTGATGTACATGCGGGCCAGGTTCGAGCGGGTGGTCGGGTCCAGGGACTCGGAGGCGTTCTACATGATGAACcccgacggcagcggcgggcccGAGCTCAGCATCTACCTGCTCAGAGTCTGA